From the Winogradskyella forsetii genome, the window CCTCCTTTATACCTAAGTTAGATAACATGGCTGCTGCATCACTATCGGCATTCCATCCGTTCATTTCTTCAAACTGTACCTGAAGCTCTCCAATTTTCTCAGCATTTTCATCCGTATAATCAGCGTATAAGGCATCAATTTGGGATTTCAACTTATATAGTGGTTTGTTTCCTTTTAATACAGTTTCCAAAACAGTATCTTCATCATGCTTGTTGTGATCCTGCTCTAAAACAGACATACGCTTTCCTGGCTCTAAATGCACACTTCCAGATGTTGGATCCATCTTGCCAGCGATAATTTTTAGAAACGTGGATTTTCCGGCACCATTGGCACCAATAATTCCATAGCAATTACCATTATTGAATGTGGTGCTTACTTCATCAAAAAGAACGCGCTTTCCGAATTGTACCGAGAGATTAGAAACTGATAACATATCTTAAAACTTTATTGTGTTAACCTTATTTTTTTTGAGATTGCAAAAGTAGAAAATTAAACGCAAACTCAGCCATTTAACTGTATTATGAATCTTAAAAAAACCATAAATGTTTTTCATTTGGTTTCGAACTGTGTTTTGCTTAGGTAGCGTTTAAAAACATTATAAAACGGCCTCATAAAGTAGAAAATTTCACTACTTATACCCTCGTCATTTAACGGAATAAACCGTCACTTAACAAGATTTAACGAGGTATTAACAGGAGTTGCGCAATGCTTCCGCTATTTTTGTTTGACTAAACTAATACAAAACAAACCCATGTTTATCCTTCGCATTGTATTTGCTGTTACAATAATGTTAACTGTTTTTGGATGTCAGTTCAAAGGCGGCAATGCTAGTGAACATGCTTATATTGGTGGCGAAATTATCAATCCCAAAAATAACAATTTATTACTTTACAACAATAAGGGTAAAATTGTTGATTCCATTACATTAGATGCTGACAACCGATTTATTTACAAAATCGAAAATCTTCAACCAGGACTTCATTCCATAACGCATGGCGGCGAATATCAAATGCTGCTTTTAGAACCTAACGATAGTCTTATGTTTAGGTTAAACACCTACGATTTTGATGAATCTTTGGTCTTTACAGGCGAAGGCGCAAAGAAGAATAACTATCTTATAAAAACGTATTTATCTAACGAAAAGGAAGCCAAGAAATTAGTAAAATATTCTAGAATGGAACCAGAGGTCTTCAATGCGTTTGTAGAGGAAAGACGTCAAGATCAATTAGATGAATTTCATAAGTTTTTAGAACGTAATGAAGAATCTGATTTTTTTAAATCCATTATTGAAGCTAATATAAATTACAACACCTATGCTGATAAGGAAATTTACCCGTTTGCATATTTCGGAAATAATAAATTAATCCATATCAAAGATTTACCTGAAGACTTTTTCGCACACAGAAAGGATATTGATTACAACGCGAGCCAATTGAGCAACTTCTTTGCATATAATCGTTTTTTATTTTCACACATTGATAATTTGGCGATTGATGATTATTACAAAAACAATCCATACCATAGTAAATTCAATAGACATGCTATGTGTTACAATAAGTCTAAACTCGATTTAATTGATAGTATAATTACCGAGCCGACGATTAAAAATAATTTACTGAAATACAAAGCGAGGGAATTTATTAGCTATAACCATACTGAGGAAGATGCCAATGCTTTACTCGATCATTATTTGGAAAAAACGACTAGCGAGGAAGACAAAACTTATATGAAGGATTTGGTATCTTCATTGAAATTGCTGCGCCAAGGAAATCCTTTGCCTAATATTGCACTCGTTAACTATAACGATACCGAGCATTTTATAAATTCAATTATTACCAAACCAACTATTATTTATTTTTGGTCATCGAACTCAAAGTCGCAATATCGAAACAGCCATTTTATGGTAGATAAATTGAAGAGACAATTTCCGCAAATGGATTTTATATCTATAAATGTGAATGATAATGACGATGAATTTTGGAAAAACATCATTAACAACTATAGCTTTTCCACTATCAACGAATTTAAGTTCAAAAACTCAAAACAAGCACGAAAAACCCTAGCTGTAAATTATTTGAACAAAGCCATTATTGTTAATAAAGAGGGTTTAATATTGCATCCTAATGCTAATATTTTTAGTTCTGACTTCAACGAAACGTTGGAAAATTTACTACTAAAAAAGCATCTTATTGTTCAACAAGATGCGCTTTAGTCTTTAATTAAAATGTGTATTCTCTTTTTTAGATTATAACTATTTATCTTTAATAATCTAGTTCCCTTTTTTATAATCCGCCAAGAATTTTTCCAAACCACTATCTGTCAGAGGATGTTTTAATAATCCCGTGATTGAACTTAAAGGCCCAGTCATAACATCAGCACCCAGTTTAGCACAATCGATAACATGCATGGTGTGACGAACCGAAGCGGCTAATATTTGTGTTTCAAATGAATAATTATCGTAGATATGACGAATTTCTGCAATAAGGTTTAAACCATCTGTAGAAATATCATCCAATCGACCAATAAATGGAGACACATAAGTGGCACCAGCTTTGGCAGCCAATAAGGCCTGACCTGGAGAAAACACTAACGTTACGTTGGTTTTAATTCCTCTGTCCGAAAAATATTTACAAGCCTTAATACCATCTTTAATCATAGGTAATTTAATCACAATTTGATCATGAAGTTCAGCCAACGCTTCGCCTTCTCGTATCATACCATCAAAATCAGTAGAAATAACTTCTGCCGAAACGTCGCCATCCACAATGTTACAGATATCAACATAATGCTTCATAATATTGTCTGTTCCTGTAATGCCTTCTTTGGCCATTAATGATGGGTTTGTAGTTACACCATCTAAAATACCCATATCTTGGGCTTCTTTAATTTGCTTTAGGTTCGCCGTATCGATAAAAAATTTCATGTATTGTAATTTTAATTGTTGTGTTTTAAGTTGTTGCAAAATTACAACTTAAACCCTTATGAGTAGAAATAATTTTTAATAACTAAAATCCTTAGTTATTCAACAATTAAGAGATAGGTTTTAGACGTGCTATAATTACATAACACATCAGAATCATCGTCATAATCCCTGAAAGGACCATCGACATCCAAGTAGATTGTGATTCTGTAAGTTCCTGTAAATTCTGGAGTCCCTTCGATACTTATGGTTCTATAATTTACAAAATAATCCATGCCAATTGGTAAGCCTT encodes:
- a CDS encoding thioredoxin-like domain-containing protein is translated as MFILRIVFAVTIMLTVFGCQFKGGNASEHAYIGGEIINPKNNNLLLYNNKGKIVDSITLDADNRFIYKIENLQPGLHSITHGGEYQMLLLEPNDSLMFRLNTYDFDESLVFTGEGAKKNNYLIKTYLSNEKEAKKLVKYSRMEPEVFNAFVEERRQDQLDEFHKFLERNEESDFFKSIIEANINYNTYADKEIYPFAYFGNNKLIHIKDLPEDFFAHRKDIDYNASQLSNFFAYNRFLFSHIDNLAIDDYYKNNPYHSKFNRHAMCYNKSKLDLIDSIITEPTIKNNLLKYKAREFISYNHTEEDANALLDHYLEKTTSEEDKTYMKDLVSSLKLLRQGNPLPNIALVNYNDTEHFINSIITKPTIIYFWSSNSKSQYRNSHFMVDKLKRQFPQMDFISINVNDNDDEFWKNIINNYSFSTINEFKFKNSKQARKTLAVNYLNKAIIVNKEGLILHPNANIFSSDFNETLENLLLKKHLIVQQDAL
- the fsa gene encoding fructose-6-phosphate aldolase, encoding MKFFIDTANLKQIKEAQDMGILDGVTTNPSLMAKEGITGTDNIMKHYVDICNIVDGDVSAEVISTDFDGMIREGEALAELHDQIVIKLPMIKDGIKACKYFSDRGIKTNVTLVFSPGQALLAAKAGATYVSPFIGRLDDISTDGLNLIAEIRHIYDNYSFETQILAASVRHTMHVIDCAKLGADVMTGPLSSITGLLKHPLTDSGLEKFLADYKKGN